The Lepeophtheirus salmonis chromosome 2, UVic_Lsal_1.4, whole genome shotgun sequence region AGTTCAAGATCATCCATAGCATTTCTGGAGGCACTGGGTCGTCTTTTCTTATTCTTAAAGACTTCTTTTTTGTCATCAGTCCTTTTTTTATCTCTGGCTTCTCTACGTTTTTGagctttttctttctttatttgattattataaaattcgGCAAAATTATTCACAATGATTGGAATGGGGAGAGCCATAACGAGTACGCCACTGATCGCACAGCAAGAgcctaaaaaagaaagaatttgtACAAAAGAGATCATTAATaagaatttgtatttattttatatgcgaaggtaaaaaagttcaatatgcGTGTGagttaataactaatatatttatttagatactaatataaaatatgatatgccTTTTAGTCTAGCAATTTGCAAGTGTGCTAAAGTCCTCTTCAAAGGAAGTTTGTTTAAAGCCTTTTATGACCCCATCCCAGGCATGTTTGACCTCCTGTAAATACCCAAAACAATAGTCAGTAGATTTCCTTTTTTACtttaaggaacaaaaaaatcagtttgaGGCCAGTTTAGACTATTAAATGATTGACTATCGtttaggatattagaaggggtctttGATGTATATAAATGTGGCAGCGGGGGAATTTGAACTGTTTTCAGGCTGAGCACTTTCCATGTACAACCTGAGGTCTGGGATGTATTTtttgcatgttaaaaaagggATCATGATGCTCAAAGAGGAGCTgcagggttttttttatatcatttaatagtTAGATTGcccttatataatataactgcAATTAAATTGCagacaattgtatttttttgctattaaacTATTAATAATCATAGATCTTAGAATGATtttgcttcacgatgatattaccccACGATTTTGTCTGAATATTTTTACACCAATCATTTTACCAGACATAATTATTACTAGCAATCTTGAGCATCGCTTGAGATACAAAGATCTACATAAAGGTAAGTTAAAATAGTTGTTTGAGATTTGTCTCTACAGAATTGATAAACGTAGAATTTTCTATTTGTCTCTTTTATATGTCGGATCCTTTTCTTTTACAAACCTTCAAAACACGTCTCCTGAAGCAAGGCAGCAAAAACATGTCACATTAAAATACTGGGAGGTATGTGTTGatagtaatttttaattgtctCTAAGACAGTTAAAGCTGGGAGTTTAATCGCTTTTATACAGTGAAAACTGATtacttttgtttaaaagaaTCAATACCTTTTCAAACTAACTGGCGGATCGATATATATTAGAACACAAATATAATGAGCACTTTTTACCCTTCTTGTTCGACTGATATAAAATTTAGCCGACATTCCAATTTTAccgaattatttttaaattcatttgcaatatgtatatacatttaaataaataaacacttaaagaaatttattattcaacacTTGGAACTTTGTAGCTACTAgcaatgtacatatacatattaggaTGATACAGTTCCCCAAACATTATCAGAATCagcaaaacttaatttttgtactACAACTGGGTaagtaaaatacaaatacaaaattttaacaaatttggtTTACGTTTACCTCTTGGacaattgcaatttttaaatgtgtatcaAACATAACTCTTTTAATATCcgtctaataaaaaatatggttagagttacatatttctatattaaataaagattattttgtttaataattgtttctttttcacTTCACTCTCTTTGATTGTATCAAGCAAGAAGTGATCGCACCTagaccgtttattaaataaagaggacattattaaacttcagtgcagaaaataagaagaaaaataataacaatttctccgaatagttattttctttttgactaattatctactttataaaataatataaatttataattaaattagtaactaatttatacatataaatacataaatcattcgacaattttaaataccaattacttatttttttactttttgtttgtttgatatGGAAGAAAATATCTTGAGTAGTGCCTTTTCTGCAGAGTCTTTGCATTAAAGTcagtaattttgattttgattttgatttctaacttgatcaaaaaataatgttaattgtTACATTTTCTGCAGTTATGTACTAGGAATGTGGTGAAAATGCCTTGATGTATAGATCTTCATACATCAATTTATTGACTGGTATTGACTGGTATGAGATCATTTAAAGGTGCTGCTGAAGGAAGTGGGGCTGTAAACCATCAAGAcatgtaatcaaaaatattaaagtgtaCAAGACGATTTATTTTCTGCTACTGTCTAGTCACAAATACTTAAGTAATTCTTGGACAATATTTTTCCTGAGTAGATCGATCTTTATAACATAAAGAAGCTTAGAGATCCACCTTACTTTGTGTAAGGCACCAGGTCAGATGAAATGTCGAAACCTTTATCCTTTCCCTCACTTATGGATACAATTACCAGGATTACCAGTTCCTTACAATCCTCTCTAAGAAAAGTATTATTGGACAACGTTTTGCAAAGCTGAAGGATATTTTCCCTTCTAGTCTATCGTCCAGAGATGGATAATTGatatcacaacaaaataattactcAGACTAAAGAATAGTTTTACTCAAGATTCAAATATTGACTAAGGCTACTAATGAACAAATACAAATTCTTCAATCAGTAATACCtgcttaaaacaaaaaatgaatacttacgtTACTACGAAGTAAAATTTGACACATGTATTAGTAACTGTGTCTGTATATGTGTTCAGCTGACGTTATTGTCGTGCTAAAGAAAGGGGCATCTGATTCTATTGTATTGTAAAACATGTATTAAAATAACggcaaaagaaaatttgtttcttacgtgtttagaaattgcaatggTGCAAGAGGTAAACATTAACCGAATTTGCtccaattttgtatttgttttctaCTTACCTAGTTGCAGTACCAGGTTTAGGTTTCACTGATTATGACCAGGATCTATAACCTTGGGTCTACTCCATCATTCTAATAGTTATATATGTTTGCATTTTGTAAAGTAAGAAATagttggaataaaatatttcgtTTAGATGTGCGTCTTAAAAATCTCAAACACAGTCgaacttaattttatatatgtatcaagGCAGTTAATAATTACCAACTAATTTTCCTACTGTAGTTTCAGGATACATATCTCCATATCCTACCGTTGTCATCGTAATAAGAGCCCACCAAAAAGTAGCAGGTATGCTCGAAAACTTTGAACCAGTTCGTTCTTTTTCAGCAAAATAACAGAGACTAGAAAAGACGAGCACTCCCATAGCAATAAACAAGACTAACAGTCCTAAttctttataactatttttgagtGTATAGGCTATAGCTTGAAGCCCCACGGAATGACGAGCGAGTTTAAATATACGAAGTATTCTCATAATACGAAATACTTGGACGATACGTCTAACGTCGTCAAATGATCCTACATTTCCACTAGattccaataaaaaaactgaaacaaAATATGGCATTATGGCTAAAACATCAATAATGTTCATAGCTCCCTTGATAAAATTCCACTTTGCCGGAGcacctatatttataaaacaatattatgttattatgtaattaataagtatACATACAGTATAGAAAATACGTATTtaaccaggggcgtccgcaaggggtTAGCTGGAGGGCCTGTAGCCCCCCccctcaaaattaaatattttttctttttactagaaaattaaatattatcttttttatcaaaaaatttaatttttcaaatttagtttttttaaaatttaagtttttgtgcatagctttagattttttaattcatttcggaaacatttaatattcaaatttttttccccaaaatttgaaattttgaattataaatttatgattgttttttcacaaaaaattaattatttgagaaaagctttggatttttaaaatttgtatacaaaaaatttaatttttttgtagaaatttagtttttgtcaATGACTGtgggtttttgtattattttataaacttaatttttcaaattttattacaatttttttaaatttctttcattttttttcaataaaattccaATAACCAAGCCAAATTACACCAAAAAGTATAATCCTACGGACTCCCtgttgatcccttgtcgattttgtaagtttaccCACTGACAAAGAAAGGAGCAGTCTATCATTTTAATGGTAGGTTTATATGAACAATGAGAGgtattatatgaacaaaaaagtgtCATAACATGCCTCCATTGTCAAGTATGGCGCTGGAAAAATAGTTGTCTTgacgttgtttttttgttaatacaaaATGATTGGACAACTTCACCACATCGAAGggatactattttatattataatttaatttaagtgaTAGTATGCAAAGTAGCTATGGTCCATAcactatatatttcatataggtAAATGAAGTAATGTTATTTCCAATGTTTTAAtactctaaataaatattaaatagtgaACAAACACGACAGCAAACCCCATGGAAGAAATGAAAATCACTtctctgttatcaattaattatcattgggtatgatggattattcatattggaaaatactgaCAGATTGACGAGAAAGTATAtcgtttaattaatttaaattactacaACTCCTTATATAATGCtcgttattaaatataattaataaaaaaatacttttctgcaaaagaacactTACATactaatttacttatatgattTTATAGAATATGAACACtcgaaaaattgttttttcggAAAAACAAATATGGAGCAAAAGTCTGCAGATATcaattccatataaaaaaattttcagTAGGAAAAGTTACAAAGTCTACAAGGGATCAAACACTTATTTCCTCCACTGTCTGGATTTGTAATTCACCAGCTAATCTAAGCAGATACTCAATGGTAAACCAAGTTATACAAACAGCCTCTATCATAGCCAATTGGGGGTTGTCTACATGATTGCCGTGCTCATCATGATGTTGGTCATTGCTTGGAATGGTATTTAATGTCATGGCCACTGTGGATACTATGATGAATGTAATGGATATTATACTAACAATCTGAAAgaaagacataaaaatattagagtCTGTTAGACCAAAGGggcatattttatcaaaatttgcattttctCCTTACAAAAAGTAATGAGCTATATTTAGGAAATAATGTGTGTATAAGAAAACCCTCAAAGTATCattgaaaatctaaaaataaaaaaacccaaaaactttcttcaatatttttgacatatacaaataaaaagttttaattcattatttttgattcccattaatttctttcctttttttgtcaCTTCGAAGAACATTAAATGTGATTTCATTaagttttgcaaataatataactgtcttgatttttgttagCAATTACTTCGATTATTAAttcatctttcttttttctttaaaaattaaatctataatcTCTATAGAGCGGCTAATCCAAAAAACTTGGAGTAATATGACTAAATTATGAAGAACGTGATTTtccaaaccaatttgtgatatgtttcaatacaatatttagctatatattgtatttaagatcaaaattctataaatacaaacaaaaatatgaaattgactataagggatatttttttaatttttttttaattgggcttttattaaaattatcaatatagtAGGTAGAACagaatgaacattaaaaaaataataaaatattcaaggtcTATTaatttctgtttggcattcgtttgaatcaaggaagggaagtgattttcaaaaaatcttcgaaaataattttgtgtgttgattaaatattactttattttaggCAAAACGAgtcaggaaaataaaaaaggcttggtaaatattatggaaatgctgcaccttcggttaaaataatttataagttgtTTCAAAATTTGGGGGGTGTTTATAGGAGCACAAATGACGCTGAActttctggacgccctgttgaggtttcTATTCCGgacatcattgataaaatccatgatatggtgatgaaTGAAAGAAGAATGAGGTTTCTATTCCAgacatcattgataaaatccatgatatggtgatgaaTGAAAGAAGAATGAAGGTGCATGAGATTGCTGGTACTGTGGGCATCTCAAATAAactgttatataatattttgcatatgACAAAACCTTTTGTAAGATATGTGCTCACGCttgaccaaaaaaacaaaatcctttGAAGTGTATAAAGGACGGCTTGCAGCAGCTGTTCAAGAAGAATCCGTTGGACTTTATGCATAGTTTCCGTCACTGATGGATGAAACATGAAGTCATAAATATACTTCTGTAATAAAACAACAATCTAATAATGGGTTATCAAGGGGGGGGGGATCTGCACCAACAAAGGCAAAGAAGGTTCTCGATTCAAaggaatgccaaacagaaatagATAATCCTATccaattttaaatctttttgccAGAAATATCATGTAGACcagtctaatatttaaaatctcgTTATTAactttttcctattttatacaatataattaattatcaaaggATTATAAAAATTTCAGCATTTAGCACAAACAaggttttattcatttaaaaaataaaaaaaaccatagatcttttggtttttttatctttaaattgcattttctcattGATAAACAATCGCAAATTAATTATaagcacatatttgaaatcaaaataaaataacattttaataaataattgattttttttttcgtagtcaaaaattattaaattaagaatattgagaaattacaaacaaaataacttcaaaactcaattttataccaaaaaaaatgaattagagGTTCGTGATGAACTCGTCCAGTACTACTAGAATTGCGtatggaatttaaaattttgttgacttgtgttatGATGACTACTGCAACCATCTTACAAAAAAAGTCTGAATTAAGcaatcttttttatcataaacCTTTGGTCATGTTTTTAAACCAAAGCAAACAACTTCTAAGAGAAAATAGGATCGTGGATTTATATGGTTTACCTGAAGACTAACAATATTTAACTCAGCTCCTTACAAAGAGCGAAAATGAATTAGATCCCTGAACACATCAGCTATCTATCtagagttatttttcttttgtctaGAGTATCTTAGTATCTTATTccagaatttaaataataagcctatactttacacaaacacatttatgaattattgggctgttttttactataaagtaaaaaaaaattggattttctccttttcatcaACTTCAAAATGGAcataaaggttataaaaaaaatgcagacTTAAATAGTAAACTTGAAACTGTTTGTGCTAAATATGAAACTATCGAGTCATTAGTATATATCAATGCTATTGggtataatttgtaaatttattaaattgcaGAAGAAAATATtcgagaaaataaataatattgattataccataattatagaattatttcCGCTCTAAAATGTTCTTACATACTTAAGGgaataagataatttaaaaaaacgaaaatattaattaattgtttgcaATTTCATCATGCCCTGagatctttttgtatttttgttgcatattttgtttttaaacattctTGTAAAAATTGTCTATTTTACGTTTTGTATATTCGACGTTTTGCCCTTTCTGCATTTTTTCTTTCGACGTTATATCCAAGCACCGTTATACATACACCattgtcttatatatatatacatatttaccattttttaaattttgtttaaagtaattataaataaatacctagaaaattaaatgaattaagaattaattttctccaAACAATCCACTATCATTTTCACTATGTTACTACCTTTTCTTGTAGCGTCTCCCAGAGGGAAATGATTACCTGACACAGGTTGTAATACTGagtactttattaatattttgtcaacaatgataaatagatttattattttcctattaaagaagagaaaataggTTCCTTTAGCTCATAATGTAATTATGTTCATTGACGCGGGAACTTTTCTTTGTAGATTTATTTGAGTTTGAGGTG contains the following coding sequences:
- the LOC121132531 gene encoding potassium voltage-gated channel protein Shab, translating into MAFSEDLDYWGIDEVYFESCCQNKFNARKDHVIEEMKKEARDIRNEDQEEWKGSNKCVNYQKFLWDLMEKPHTSLAAKIVSIISITFIIVSTVAMTLNTIPSNDQHHDEHGNHVDNPQLAMIEAVCITWFTIEYLLRLAGAPAKWNFIKGAMNIIDVLAIMPYFVSVFLLESSGNVGSFDDVRRIVQVFRIMRILRIFKLARHSVGLQAIAYTLKNSYKELGLLVLFIAMGVLVFSSLCYFAEKERTGSKFSSIPATFWWALITMTTVGYGDMYPETTVGKLVGSCCAISGVLVMALPIPIIVNNFAEFYNNQIKKEKAQKRREARDKKRTDDKKEVFKNKKRRPSASRNAMDDLELQTIDISSVR